The region TACTTGCCAACCTTTCTGGCGAAAGTGATAGGCAAAAGGCAGCAGGAAGGATTCTAGCGTAGTTGGGACAGTAGTGATTACTAAAAGTTTTTTCATATTTAGTACAGTAATTAATTTTTAACCATTGAGCTTTTTTGAGAGCGCGACCCTGCATACATATTCTCATACTGACTGACCACATATTCTAAAGAAAAGCTTTCAATAATTCTATTTCTAGCTGCTTGACCTAAGTTTTCTCTTTCTGCCGAACTTAACTGGATTAATTCTTGCCAAGTATGAGCTAGCGCCTCTGAATTTCTGGGAGGTACAACCCGTCCAGTATGACTGACAATCCAAGCGGAATCGCCCACATCTGTCACTACGCAAGGAATACCACAAGACATCGCTTCTCCTACGACTAAGGGAAATGCTTCGCCATAAGCAGAAGCTACAGTTAGAATATCCAGTCCAGCCGTAAGGCGAGGTATATCGGTGCGCTCTCCCAGCAGATGAATTTGGTCTGATAGGTTTAGTTCTTGCATCAACTGCATTAAGTTTTGATTATGGCGATCGACTTCTGTTCCCACCAATAAAAAATGGACATCTGGATATGTCTTTAATAAGCAAGCTGCTGCTTTGAGAAAATTAGCGTGATCCTTCATAGGATGATAGCGGCAAATCATCCCAATTAGGATGGAGTATTGATTTATTCCTAGCTCTGTTCTTACAGCTAATTTAGCTTCTGGCGATGGCACAAATAAGGAAGTGTCAAATCCATTGGGAATAACGCAGCTATTTTTTTGGGAATACCCTAATGCTTCATGTTGAAGCTTACTAGCCTGAGATACAAAGGCAACTTTACTGGCTATATGGGAAAGATAAGCACCTAGTTTAATAATTTTTACAGTCATACTTTTTTCGGATTCTAATGAATGTATTGAATGATGGATACTCCAGATGACAGGGATTTGAGCTAAGTAAAACAGGCTGGCAACTTGTCCTGCTAGATTGCCATGATACATCCAACCTTGAATTAAATCCGGCTTAATTTTATTGACCAAACTTAACAATTTTGTCAGCGCACTTATTGTCGGTTTGCCTGCATCCATACTGACAGTATAGACAGGTATACCTAATGCTTCAATTCGCTTCCCCCATATCTCTGGTTCCATTAAAGAAAGTACAACAGGAGTAAACCGATCGCGATTTATTCTGGATACCAAATTATAGAGCATTATTTCTGCGCCCCCTGTAGAAAGGCCAGTGATGACATATAGTATCACCATTTTGTTGCGGGAATTAATAGGCTCGATCGAATTTTCTTTTTCGGCGTTCATATTCATATACGATCTCCTGATTTATTTGCTTGATATTTCGGTGATTTAGTCAAAGATATTTTGCCTATGCCTAGCAGTAATATTGTACTTGATAACAAAAACCAGAAGTAGTTAATTAGGTAAAGTCGCGGATCGCCTGTGGGAGTATAATCTGTCCAAACTTGTAGCGTGAGAACGTAGAAAAATGGCATCCAATATATATTGTGAATGTATCTCAACAATATAGATTGTAAATAGCGACCAAACCATCCATAGAGAAAGCAAAAAATAATCAGCCCTAACCATGACATACTGTAAATGCTAAAAGCAAGAACGCCTGGTGGAATAGTAGTTGTACGGACTTCAAGTACAAATTCGCTATTCAAATCGGATGTGGTTGGAGGTACTTCTATCCCAAAGAGTCCATCTAAAATACGGGAGGGAATCAAAGCCATAAAACCATAAATCCAATCAACAAATAAGCTGGGCTCATAAACTTCCTTAAAAGCTGAGTCTAGGGAATGAACTGGGTAAACAAAATTACTCATCAAGGTATATAAACCACCACCACTACTGGTGTCATTTTGAATAGCTTGCGTAAAGGTTTCTATTACAGCATCTAAACCTTTTGGGATCGCAGTTAAGCTAAAGAAAAGTACTTTGCCGTAAAGAATGAATAAGAATACACCAATCATTGCCGGTATGGTAATGCTCAAGGATAATTTTCCTCTATATACCACAGAAACTAAATAAAATCCCAAAAAGTAATTGATTAGCGGAATCCGCCCAGATGATAAAGTTGCTGCCACAAAAGCAACTACTACCGAAAAAGCAAATATTACCAATAAAATTATTCTGAATTTTTTAGGTTTTCTAATAAATACAATAGCTGCTAATAAATAAGAGGCAAAAAAAGATGTAAAAATAAATTGCTTAAAAAAGACTAGCGGGCCACTTTCTACTACCCCAGCCCTAATTAAGTTTGTTTGAGTTAAAGCCACCAATACACCACCATACTGGGAGCCGTAGATCTGTATTGATAAACAAGCAAATAATAATAAGCCAATAGCACAAAGGATAATTTTCCCATCTTTATTCTGCTGAATAGAGAAATATTTACTATATTTAGTTGCCGACTTAGCATAAAAACCTACCATTACGCATAAGTATCCCAGCAATATAGCTACCGTAGTTTGGAGATTGCTGGTGTATCTTGTCCGAGAGTCATAGATCATCTCTATAGCTTGCTGATTAAAATTAGCCTCCAACAGAAATGCAGGGAACGGATATGATAAACAAAAAATCACATTAAACCAACTGAAAAAATCAAAAAGAGTGTCTTTCTTACGGACAAATTCCATCAAAAATATAAAAACGATCGTAGCCATGTAAGTTACAGCTAGCATATTCAGTTCCATAGGTACTAATTAATCCTCCGGCACTTGATTATTTTTAACCATTTATCTTGTTTCTGAGGTTTCATTGCTGCAATATGGCGAGGTAGTTATCAACAGCTTTTTCAAAGGAAAAATCCATCGATTTTTGAATTAAGAGTTCTCGATTTACTGGCGGATTTGCTACGCTCTGTAACATCACTTTAGACAAGGCCACTGGATCTCCAATTGGTACTAAAGGCCCATATTTGCCAGCTTCTAGAATTTCTTTTGGCCCACTGGGGCAATCGGTGGAAATCACAGGACAGCCGCAAGCCATCGCTTCAATCAAGACTGTGGGCAATCCTTCCCAACGAGAGGAAAGAATAAAGGCGGTAGCATGACGCATATAAGCATAAGGATTGGGTAGAAAACCGGGCAGAGAAACATCTTCAGCAATGCCTAGTTTGTCGATCGCGTCCTCTAATTCTGGGCGTAATTCTCCTTCGCCTAAAATTAGTAACCGAGCCATAGCTTGCTTTCTGAATAATGCAAAAGCTTGGATGAGAGTGGAGAAGTCTTTCTGGGTCGATAATCTTCCTACAGCTAAAAATACAGGGAGAGAATCTTTTTGAAACCAGGGATGATCGACAGGAGCGTTAGCTTTGGCGAGCAATTCGCGATCGACAACAGGATTGTAGATAGTCATTACCTTCCCGGCGGGGAGACGCAGTTGCTGTTCTAGATCCAGCGCTACACCTTTTGATACTCCGACGATCGCATCTGCACTGGGATAAAGCAATTGCATAAACGGTTTGACAAACCTACCGCGTATAAACTTGGATTGAGCAGCTGATAAAGTATTGTGTTCTACCGCTACCAATCGAGTTTTGGTACCAGCCAAATTTCTCGCCAACAATGCCACTACGTTGGCATGATCCATATGCGATAGTAACGCCGTCGGTCTGTTTTCTCGTAAGTAACGCGATAAAGGCAGCATAGCTTTTAAAACTCGTCCTGCTGCTAAGTTAATCATCCGCACTGACTTTGGGACTAGCTCCAAATATGGGCCTTCTGCATCAGCTAGCACGAGATCCAAAGGCACATCTTTTTCTGCCATCCCTTTCAACAAATTAATCGCTACCCGTTCCGCCCCACCCCCATACAAATTAGGGAGAAAAAAAGCAATCGGTTTCATTTTAGATGCTGCGCTCATTTGGCCTTTTCCTTTAGGACTTCATCTATCAACAATTCCCATTTTTTTACTACCTTATCTAAGCTAAAGCGATCGACCGCTTCGGAAGCACGGGAAGCTAAGCGGGCTCTCTCTTCTGGATCGGACATCAAACGATCCATTGCGGAAGTAAATGCCGATACATCTCCATTGGGAACTAAAATTCCATCTATGCCATCGCGGATAATCTCTTGTGGCCCGCTAGGGCAATTCATGGAAACAACTGGCAATCCACAAGAGAGCGCTTCAAACAAAACTGCTGGTAATCCTTCCCAACGAGAAGACAAAACAAAGAGTTTGGCACTTTTTAACATCCCAATCGGATTGGCAGTTAATCCAGGAAAGAGAACTTGATGAGTTAAGCCTAACTTTTCTCGCAAGTCTTCTAGTTCTCGCCGCAGTTCTCCTTCTCCAAAGATCAGTAATTGCCAATCTGGATATTTATCGGCAATTTTTTGGAATGCTGGTAATAGAAGATCGAAACCTTTTTGATAAGTTAATCTCCCGATTGCGATCGCCCATTTTTTCTCTGGATCGGCTCCTGGAGGTAAATCGCTCTTTATCGGCTCATCTTTAATAGGTTGAACTGGGTTATAGATGACCGCTCTTTTGTTTTTAGGCAACCAGTCAAAATAAGCATCTACTCCATCACTGACACTCACAACTTTAGCCGCCATTGGATAAGTAAAACGCCGCAATTTACTCCATAAATTTTGCGTTTCCGCGATCGGATTATTCTGTTCGCTCACCAAGATGGGATACTTGGTATTGAAGAGCGCTAACAGCGTCAATATATTCGTTGTATCCAAGAAGGAGATTACTACCTCTGGCTGAAGCGATTGAATGGTTTTTCTCAATACCCAAAGACGATAGAGGTTATTCCACACCGCATGAATGGGTGTGGGAGAGTTGGCGGCAATATTCAAAGATAGCCTATTGACTCCCTTGGACAGTTGATAAAAATCCCTTTCGATTCCAGCGATTGTGACGATAGAAACGTCATAACCTTTTTTCATCAAGCCTTCAGCCACTAAAACTAAGGCTCGTTCAGCACCGCCGCAAGAAAGGGATGGAGTTACTAAAGTTATCCGCATTTTTTTGGGTTCGCTTTTATTAATCATTGTGATATTTATGCCAAATTCAATCTTTATTGCTGATTTATTTCTTTGCTTAATTTCTTTTGCTTTCTCAGGTGAATTTCCCCATTAATCAGCATGAATGAGAAGCAGAACATATAGACAACACTTGTAGACAAAGCAATGCCTTTGATTCCCATCCACTCCATAAACAGGTAATTACAAGCTATATTTACGACTAAATTCAGCGCCGAAACTTGCATCAATAAGTGATTCATCTTCATCGCCGAAACTAATCTTACCACCAAAATGTTGGCAATATAAAATGGTATTTGTAAAGCATAACAAATTTGAATTGCCGATACTAAACTGGTATCACTAGCATGAAAAGAACCTCTTTGGAAAAGCAGATGTATGAGCGGCTCAGACACAGCGATGAATAACACCGTCATTGGCACAGTTACACCAAAGATCAGCCGCAGGTAATGTCCAAGGGTATGCTCTACACTTTTCCAATCTTGATGGGCGATCATTTTGGAAAAATAGGGAATCACAGCTGTGCTTAATGCAGTGGAAGCTATAGTAATTGGCAAAAGAACGAGACGCTTACCATAAAGCAATGCGGCGACGCTTCCAGGTGCTAGCATTGCTGCCATTGATTGATCTACTAAACTACAACTAGACATTAAAAAAGCTCCGGCAATCATCGGAGCGTATTGGCCTATTACTTGACGCAGGTTTTCATCAAATCCATACCATTTGGGTATTAATGAAATCTGTTGTTTGTGCAGCGCCATTCCTATGACGATCATTTCCAGTAATTGCCCTGCCACTAAACCACAAGCCAAGGAAAAAACATCCCAAGAATGAAATAGTAACATAAACAGGATAGTCATAGCTGGGGTAAGAGTTTCCGCAACAGCCGCTAACGCAAAACGTTCTCCAGCGTTCAAAACGGCAGCCCAGACAGTCAGAATACCGCTGAATATGATACTAGGTGCGAGTGCCCACAGCAGTTTGTAAGTTAGGTCTAACTTTTCGGGATGGAATCCTGACGCTATTTTTGGCAAAAGGAAGGGCGCACTTGCCAGCATAATTAGCGTGGTGATTGCTAGCAGCCCACAACTCCAGACAATCGCCCCAGAAAATAGTTTTTGCGCTGCCTCTTTACCTTCCTTTTCTCGCACTTGAATGTAGGTAGGAATGAGAGCCGCATTAAAAGAACCCGCCACCACATTGGTGATAAAAGAAGGTAGCACAAAAGCCATTAAAAAGGCATCAAGACTATCCGAAGTTCCGAAGTTCCACGCAACTACTAACTCCTTGAAAGTAGATATTAATTTAGCAAAGCCTAATCCTACTCCCACTATTAAAGTTGCTGCCAAAATTTTGCGATTTGTAGAACCGCTGCTTAACTTATTCCAAAAGGTAAGGGATTTTTGATATAGCCCATTTTTCATTTTAAATAACCCCGGGTTTTCTATCTTTCAGATTCTGGCTTAGTTGCGTTTATGAATACGAACCGCAGAAGTTACTTAGGTTAATTTCAGAGCAACTTTCGTACTACTCCTATTTTACCCACATCTTAGTTCGTCCAGGAACTAGCGCACCCTAAAAAATAGTTCCCCTGAATAATTAGACGATTCTCCACTGCCAGCGATTATAACATTTCGCAATAAAGAGTTATAACCTGTTGTTGCTGACCAGACATTTTTGTTAGCAAATCTTATTGAATATTCTGGGCGATTGTATAATCTGGGAGCGGGATCTGGTAGATTTAATAATACTTCATATACTCCGGGTGGCATAGTTTTAGGAATACCGCCTTCAATATTGACGATTTGAGTAGTACCGGGCATCCATCTGCGGGGATCTTCTTTTACTGGTAAATAATACTCTAGGCGGTTTTGACGGTTACGCAAAATAACTTCCAGTGTGCGAGGATTGTATAGGCCAGCCCATCCATCATTAATAATTTCTAATTTCATTGTCAATTTGTTGCCAGCCTTTACAAGATCGGGCATTGCTGTTTTTGCCAGTCGCAACCGATATCCTAATTTGCGTTTGATTTCTGGCAAACAGCCTTGAGTTTGCCATTTTTTGACAATTTCTCTAGCATCTGGGTTATCCATATTTAATGCGCTCCAGCGCATTCGTGATAGTTCTTTTAAAGTGTTGGGACAATCATCGTATTCACTAGGTTGGCAAGTTTCGCCGCCCTGAACTACATATAGATTTTCTATATTTAAATACTTTTTTTGGGCGTCAACAATGATAGGTATAGTACTTCTATAAGTACCTTTATCATCAATACTAGCCAAAAAACAATCATTATGAAAACCAGTTCGAGAGCGATCGCTACCATTAAACGCTTCTCGATCTTCGAGATTCTTGCTATTATTAAAAGCTTCTGGTTTATGGCGGGGATACCTGATTGCTACCATACGTTCTTTGGGTAACGCTGATAAAAGTTTAAACAGGATTGCTTTTCGATCTTCATTGTTCTTGTCCAAACCATTTGAAGACCTATTCCATTCCCCCCAGTAGCCTATAAAACCTGCTTCTATATAGGCGATCGCATCATAATTAGCTTTCAGTATGGGTGTTAACTGCTCAATATGAGAAAGGATGGTATCTCTGGGAGCATCATCACCTCCACCCACCCAATTATATGAGAACCTGATAATCAATTTTATTCCCGCTTTTCTGGCGGTTTCGCAGTCTTGGGATATCATCTCCAAAAAAGACTGCGATATGATTCCGTTTCGGAATTTTGAAAGCAAGTAAATCCGGCGAACCAAGGTTATATTTTTACTTCCGATCTTTCGCAGTTCGGATAGCTCTAATGGAGAAGTATCTTGATTCCTAACCGGATCGATTGCTATAAAAAATCCTCTTTCAGGATTGGTAAAATCTTCCAGACTGCTTTCATAGGATATAGTTTTTTTAGAGTCATTCCTAGCCAGAGTGCTTACGCATGATGTCAGCAACATCACCACGAGCAAACCTCCTATTAATTTAGGTAGTTTTTTATATTTATTCCCCCACAATATTGATATGTTATGCCAGCATCCTAATCTGTATCCTTGCATACAATCTATTTTTCCGCCATCGGTATTTCAACTTCTTTTATACCCGTAGATTCACTGTGATTTATCTCATCGCTTTCGCGGTCATTCATTTTGGGTGATGGCGACAAAGCGATTAAGCTCGAAACTAAAGAAGGAATTAATTTATCCCAGTTATCTAGTTTTAATTGCACGCCCAACCTTTTTATTTGAGCATAGGCAATAGTAGCAAAACTGGGATTTTGAGCGAGGGCATCTTCGGGAATTACCAGTCTCAAACAAGCAGGATTGATATTGGTTTCCTGGATGATTTGGCGTAACTGAGCGGCGAAGTCAGGTTGGAAAAATTGTTCGCTAGTAAGGTTAACGTCTACTGTTATCCCTGCATCATTAGAAGATTCATGCTGCCAAAGCTGCATCTGACGGCAAGCTTCATAAAGTAACCGCCAGTTAACGCTGAGATTTGAGCTTGTTTCTTCCAGCGCTGGCTCGTCAGCTGGCCGATTCGGCTTGTATTCCGGTAATAACTGCTTCAGCAAAAAGACGATCGAATAGGTATCGTTTTTATCTGCTGCCGCGCATAAAGCATCCACCTTAAAATCAACAATTTCCGGTACTATACCAGCGGCATTGGCAACAGTCATAATTTTTTCGTGTTGGGTGGGGTCATACTTCTCACCTTCGATAAACAGTTCTTCATACAATTTTTCTCCCGGACGCAACCCCGTAAAGACGATATCAATGTCTTTGCCTACTTCATATCCGGAGAGGCGAATCAAATCTTTTGCCAAATCGAGGATCTTGACTGGTTGCCCCATATTGAACATGAATACTTCACCACCCTTACCCAGGACTGCCGCCTGCAAAACCAGCTGCACCGCTTCTGGAATTGTCATGAAAAAACGAGTGATATCTGGATGGGTAATTGTAATCGGGCCACCTTCCGCAATTTGCCGCTTAAAGGTTGGCACAACGCTACCCCTGCTACCCAAGACATTGCCAAAACGAGTCACGACAAACTGTCTGCCAGTTTTTTGGGCGGCTCGCAGTACCATCATTTCGGCAATTCGCTTGCTAGCTCCCATAATATTAGTGGGATTAACGGCTTTGTCTGTGGAGATCATGACAAAGTGTTGGGCATTGTATTGCAATGCCATATCCACCAGATTTTTTGTACCCCGCACATTATTGGTGATTGCTTCTGGCGGGTTTAATTCCATCATGGGGACGTGCTTGTGAGCCGCAGCGTGAAAAATTATTTCTGGCCTGTATTTCTCAAAAATGTACTTCAGTCGCGAGGAAAATCGAATATCTGCGATCGATGCTGTAATGCGAGGAATCTCTTGTTGCTTTTCCCCATTGTGTTTTAATTCTTCCACAAGCTGTTGCAGTTCTTGTTGGATATTGAATACGGAATTTTCTCCGTGTCCTATCAGGATCATTTCCGCAGGGCGACATTTAAAAATTTGCCGACAAAGTTCGCTGCCGATCGACCCTCCCCCTCCGGTAATCAGAACTGTTTTACCCTTTAGCAATCTAGAGATTTTATCTACCTCGGTTTGGATTGGTTCGCGACGCAACAGATCCTCTATCTGTACATCCCGAACGCTGTTCATCTTGAGATCGCCATTGAGGATTTCATTGATGGGCGGTAGCGTACTCGTTCCAACTCCCGCTGATTGACAAATTTCTACGATTTCCCGAATGTCTCTACCCGGAACTGTAGGCATAGCAATTATCACTTTGCTGATGTGCATAGAGCGCACCACTTCGGGAATTTTATAGCGATCGCCCAGTACAGGAATTCTGCAAATATTTAAGTTGAATTTTTTGGGATCGTCGTCAATAAACGCGACTGGATAAATACCCAGAGAGGGACTATGTTGCATTTTTTGCACTAGGGATATGCCTGCGCTGCCCGCTCCAACGATAAGGACGCGATCTCCTTTGTAAGATTTCTTACGTCCTTGTCTGAGTCTGGCGAGCGCGGGAATGCTGAAACGGCTGGCCGCAACTAACAGCAAACTGAGAATCCCGTCCAGCAAGGGGAGCGATCTCGGTAACCTATCTACCCCCAAATCGCTCACATAAAACAGCATCTTAAAAACTATGGTTTGCAATACTGTAGCCCCCACTGTAAGCATCACCATATGCTCCAGCTCATCAATAGTGGCATAGCGCCAGTAATGCTTGTAAAAGCCCCACTGAGCAAATACAGTTATTTTTACCGCTAAAAACATCAGCGTTGCTACTAGCAACCCATATTTGTATGGTTCAACCGTAAAATCATCATCTAACCGAATTGCCAACGCTAATATGGGCGTAATTAAGAAAATTATTAGATCGCATATTAAAAACTTCCGATTTTTTAATCCCGTTAGCAAATTTAAAAATAGCCTATTCATTTCAACCACTCTCCGCTTAAACACAAATTTCTAATTTTTTTTGTATTCAGGTGAAAATTGTTACTTCTTCGCTAAATTCGCTACTTATCAACATTAATTAAGCTGTATCTTCCCTTTTCCCCTGTTTTTTACTCTTCTTCACCAGTTTTTCACTTTTCCTTTTTGTGTTTTCACTTTTGCTTCCCCACTTTTTCACCTTTTCGAGCTATGTAAGTAATAGGGGTTGCATAGTCCGTGTTTTAGTTCTGTTCTATGTGTTGCAGATTCTGCGATTTTTATTCCCTCTCCTAATGACACCGTTCCCAGATACTCCTCATGCTACTAAAACTCATAACAGGCAAAACTGACAATGACTCTACGATCTATTATTTTTCCGATAACTTTAACATAACCTTTTTTTAACCGATTTTCCTCTATACTACATCATCTAGCATATGACATCCCCCCTTAGACAGTAAATTTGTTTAGTAAATCTTTACAAAAAATTTTTTTTTGATAACATAGTTAAATAGCTCAGCACAGTTAAGAACTGTCTTATATAAGGCAGAAAGCTCTTGTTTTCACGTTTTGATGCTTTTGGTGCTGAAATTTGTCTTCATAAATCTTTAGTCTGTATTTTATTTTTTGACAAAAATTTCATCAAAAAAATATAGACTAGGGGGAGTTGACAATACTATAATTTAATGATACAAAAATTAGCTTCTCTGTCTAGGAGCCACTTCAGGAATTATTTATGGAGTCCACAGAATCTTCTGTAGGTTTTCACCAATACTGGCTTATTCTGAAGCGACGTTGGTTGCCAACCTCAGCCATATTTGGGTTGGTTGTCGTGCTAGCACTCGTGTATACCTCCCGGCAAAAGCCTGTCTATGAAGCCGAAGCAAAGCTTTTATTGAAAAAGACAAATCCTACTTCTTCCATAACGGGATTGGGAAAAGAGATCGGAGAATTTGCTCCTGTAGGAGAACAAAGTAACCCCCTGAACACAGAGATAGAGGTAATTCGTTCAGAGTCAATCGTACAGAAAACTATCAGTAAACTCAATCTATTGGATGAAAAAAACTCACCGCTAAAAGTAAAAGATTTTCTGAAAAACCTGTCAGTGGCAAATATCAAGGGAACCGATATGCTGTCAGTAGCCTACAAAGAAAAAAATCCCCAAAAACCAGCATTAATTGTCAATACACTGATCCAAATTTATATAGATAACAATCAAACTCTGAATCGGGCAGAAGCAGTGTATGCCCGCGAGTTTCTAGAAAAACAGTTACCTAATGCCGAAGCTTCTGTGCGTCAAGCCGAAGCTTCTATGCGCCGATTCAAAGAACAGAACAAAGTTGTTTCGCTCCAAGAAGAAGCCAAATCTGCTGTAGAAGTTATTGGCATCTTAGAAGGCAAAATTGCCGAAGCTAAATCTCAATTCGCAGATGCAAATGCCGAATCGGAAGCATTCCAAAACCAATTGCAGATGAATGCACAGGAAGGATTGACAGCAACTTCTCTTAGCCAATCCCCCTCAGTACAGGAGGCGCTGAAAGAATACCAGCAGGTAGAACGCCAGTTAGCAATCGAGCGAATTCGCTTCCACGAAACACACCCTTTGATAGTTGACTTAAAAACTAAAGAAGCCTCTTTGAAAGCTTTACTACAAGCACAAATACAAAAGTCTGTTGGTAGTCAGAAACAATCGGAAAATGTGAATTTGCAAATGGGAGAAGTAAAACCGAGATTGATTGAAGAATTTGTCAAAATAGAAGCAAAACGTCGAGGTTTAGCCAATCAAGTTTACACTTTATCGAAACAACAAGCTGTCTATAAGGAACGAGTAAGTGTCATACCCAGACTGGAACAGCAACAGCGCGAGTTGGAAAGTAAATTACAAGCCGCCCAATCTACTTATGCACTTCTGCTGCAAAAGCTTCAGGAAATCCGGATAGCCGAAAATCAGAATATGGGTAACGCTCGCATTATCCAAGCCGCCCTTGTTCCTCAAGAGCCTCTTGCTTCTCGTAAGTCTTCATCTATAGTCACAGGGGTTTTGTTGGGGGGTATGTTTTCTATAGCTACTGCCCTTATTTTAGAAGCCGCTGACAAATCCATCAGAACTGTGGAAGAGGTAAGAGATTTATTTGGATTTAGCTTACTGGGAGCGATACCTTTCGATAAAAAGTATAAAAAAATTAGTAAACTCGCTCGCAAACAGTCTTTGCAAAAGCACCTCGATTTACAGCAATCAGTTCTCGATATTGTTGTCTCAGAAGCGCCCGATTCACCAGTCAGTACAGCTTACCGAATGTTACAAACCAACCTGTATTTTCTCAATTCCGATCGAGACCTCAAAATAATTGTAGTCACCAGTTCATTACCTAAAGAAGGTAAATCTACCGTTTGTGCTAATTTAGCTGTGGCTATGGCGCAAATGGGGCGTCGAGTCTTACTGGTAGATGCAGATGCACTAAATCCCCGCTCCCATCAAGTTTCGGAACTTTCCGATCGAGGTTTGGGCAATGTTCTTGTCGGACAAGAACAAATCATTACCACCGCACAAGTAATGGTTAATTTGGAAGTTCTTACTTGTGAGAGCCTTGCCACTAACTCAACCGCAGTGAT is a window of Aerosakkonema funiforme FACHB-1375 DNA encoding:
- a CDS encoding glycosyltransferase yields the protein MNAEKENSIEPINSRNKMVILYVITGLSTGGAEIMLYNLVSRINRDRFTPVVLSLMEPEIWGKRIEALGIPVYTVSMDAGKPTISALTKLLSLVNKIKPDLIQGWMYHGNLAGQVASLFYLAQIPVIWSIHHSIHSLESEKSMTVKIIKLGAYLSHIASKVAFVSQASKLQHEALGYSQKNSCVIPNGFDTSLFVPSPEAKLAVRTELGINQYSILIGMICRYHPMKDHANFLKAAACLLKTYPDVHFLLVGTEVDRHNQNLMQLMQELNLSDQIHLLGERTDIPRLTAGLDILTVASAYGEAFPLVVGEAMSCGIPCVVTDVGDSAWIVSHTGRVVPPRNSEALAHTWQELIQLSSAERENLGQAARNRIIESFSLEYVVSQYENMYAGSRSQKSSMVKN
- a CDS encoding oligosaccharide repeat unit polymerase → MELNMLAVTYMATIVFIFLMEFVRKKDTLFDFFSWFNVIFCLSYPFPAFLLEANFNQQAIEMIYDSRTRYTSNLQTTVAILLGYLCVMVGFYAKSATKYSKYFSIQQNKDGKIILCAIGLLLFACLSIQIYGSQYGGVLVALTQTNLIRAGVVESGPLVFFKQFIFTSFFASYLLAAIVFIRKPKKFRIILLVIFAFSVVVAFVAATLSSGRIPLINYFLGFYLVSVVYRGKLSLSITIPAMIGVFLFILYGKVLFFSLTAIPKGLDAVIETFTQAIQNDTSSGGGLYTLMSNFVYPVHSLDSAFKEVYEPSLFVDWIYGFMALIPSRILDGLFGIEVPPTTSDLNSEFVLEVRTTTIPPGVLAFSIYSMSWLGLIIFCFLYGWFGRYLQSILLRYIHNIYWMPFFYVLTLQVWTDYTPTGDPRLYLINYFWFLLSSTILLLGIGKISLTKSPKYQANKSGDRI
- a CDS encoding glycosyltransferase gives rise to the protein MSAASKMKPIAFFLPNLYGGGAERVAINLLKGMAEKDVPLDLVLADAEGPYLELVPKSVRMINLAAGRVLKAMLPLSRYLRENRPTALLSHMDHANVVALLARNLAGTKTRLVAVEHNTLSAAQSKFIRGRFVKPFMQLLYPSADAIVGVSKGVALDLEQQLRLPAGKVMTIYNPVVDRELLAKANAPVDHPWFQKDSLPVFLAVGRLSTQKDFSTLIQAFALFRKQAMARLLILGEGELRPELEDAIDKLGIAEDVSLPGFLPNPYAYMRHATAFILSSRWEGLPTVLIEAMACGCPVISTDCPSGPKEILEAGKYGPLVPIGDPVALSKVMLQSVANPPVNRELLIQKSMDFSFEKAVDNYLAILQQ
- a CDS encoding glycosyltransferase family 4 protein yields the protein MRITLVTPSLSCGGAERALVLVAEGLMKKGYDVSIVTIAGIERDFYQLSKGVNRLSLNIAANSPTPIHAVWNNLYRLWVLRKTIQSLQPEVVISFLDTTNILTLLALFNTKYPILVSEQNNPIAETQNLWSKLRRFTYPMAAKVVSVSDGVDAYFDWLPKNKRAVIYNPVQPIKDEPIKSDLPPGADPEKKWAIAIGRLTYQKGFDLLLPAFQKIADKYPDWQLLIFGEGELRRELEDLREKLGLTHQVLFPGLTANPIGMLKSAKLFVLSSRWEGLPAVLFEALSCGLPVVSMNCPSGPQEIIRDGIDGILVPNGDVSAFTSAMDRLMSDPEERARLASRASEAVDRFSLDKVVKKWELLIDEVLKEKAK
- the murJ gene encoding murein biosynthesis integral membrane protein MurJ — translated: MKNGLYQKSLTFWNKLSSGSTNRKILAATLIVGVGLGFAKLISTFKELVVAWNFGTSDSLDAFLMAFVLPSFITNVVAGSFNAALIPTYIQVREKEGKEAAQKLFSGAIVWSCGLLAITTLIMLASAPFLLPKIASGFHPEKLDLTYKLLWALAPSIIFSGILTVWAAVLNAGERFALAAVAETLTPAMTILFMLLFHSWDVFSLACGLVAGQLLEMIVIGMALHKQQISLIPKWYGFDENLRQVIGQYAPMIAGAFLMSSCSLVDQSMAAMLAPGSVAALLYGKRLVLLPITIASTALSTAVIPYFSKMIAHQDWKSVEHTLGHYLRLIFGVTVPMTVLFIAVSEPLIHLLFQRGSFHASDTSLVSAIQICYALQIPFYIANILVVRLVSAMKMNHLLMQVSALNLVVNIACNYLFMEWMGIKGIALSTSVVYMFCFSFMLINGEIHLRKQKKLSKEINQQ
- a CDS encoding DUF4832 domain-containing protein, giving the protein MLLTSCVSTLARNDSKKTISYESSLEDFTNPERGFFIAIDPVRNQDTSPLELSELRKIGSKNITLVRRIYLLSKFRNGIISQSFLEMISQDCETARKAGIKLIIRFSYNWVGGGDDAPRDTILSHIEQLTPILKANYDAIAYIEAGFIGYWGEWNRSSNGLDKNNEDRKAILFKLLSALPKERMVAIRYPRHKPEAFNNSKNLEDREAFNGSDRSRTGFHNDCFLASIDDKGTYRSTIPIIVDAQKKYLNIENLYVVQGGETCQPSEYDDCPNTLKELSRMRWSALNMDNPDAREIVKKWQTQGCLPEIKRKLGYRLRLAKTAMPDLVKAGNKLTMKLEIINDGWAGLYNPRTLEVILRNRQNRLEYYLPVKEDPRRWMPGTTQIVNIEGGIPKTMPPGVYEVLLNLPDPAPRLYNRPEYSIRFANKNVWSATTGYNSLLRNVIIAGSGESSNYSGELFFRVR